A single Eubalaena glacialis isolate mEubGla1 chromosome 18, mEubGla1.1.hap2.+ XY, whole genome shotgun sequence DNA region contains:
- the LOC133078981 gene encoding ATP synthase subunit f, mitochondrial-like isoform X2 has translation MASVVPLKKLLDIKLRELPSWILMWDFIPKGIAGAFKEEHEQPREYH, from the exons ATGGCATCAGTTGTGCCACTGAAGAAGCTCCTGGATATCAAATTAAGGGAGCTGCCAAGCTGGATACTAATGTGGGATTTCATCCCTAAAGGCATTGCTGGAGCATTCAAAGA AGAACATGAGCAGCCAAGGGAGTACCACTGA
- the LOC133078981 gene encoding ATP synthase subunit f, mitochondrial-like isoform X1, producing MASVVPLKKLLDIKLRELPSWILMWDFIPKGIAGAFKEGYYWYYNKYFNMKKGSVAGLSMVLAAYVLFNYCRSYKELKHEQPREYH from the exons ATGGCATCAGTTGTGCCACTGAAGAAGCTCCTGGATATCAAATTAAGGGAGCTGCCAAGCTGGATACTAATGTGGGATTTCATCCCTAAAGGCATTGCTGGAGCATTCAAAGA AGGTTATTACTGGTATTACAACAAGTATTTCAACATGAAGAAAGGGAGCGTTGCTGGGCTTTCTATGGTGCTGGCAGCTTATGTGCTTTTCAACTACTGCCGTTCTTACAAGGAACTTA AACATGAGCAGCCAAGGGAGTACCACTGA